The Rhodococcus triatomae genome includes a window with the following:
- a CDS encoding inositol monophosphatase family protein, producing MMISETIRTQAHPALLVTADAATAAYRRAVDGYSREKLRSIEMEGADGTPTMFVDVLVEDAIIAAARSIGVNVLSEERGWVDVGSSVTLVVDPVDGSANAAAGVPLSCFSAAVVEDGEFSEALTSWLHTDERWWASRGYSPYRTSGCTGVAEAAVSMLRPHRRNWDAWTRVAERASRVRILSCSTIDAAFVATGAVDAFVDAGSDTHRLMDIAAAVVLVGASGGVVLDARDRPIEFDIDLTRRWSGIVAATEELGEELRGLITA from the coding sequence ATGATGATCTCGGAAACCATTCGTACCCAGGCGCACCCGGCGCTGCTCGTCACCGCGGACGCCGCCACGGCGGCCTACCGGAGAGCTGTCGACGGATACTCGCGGGAGAAGCTTCGCTCGATCGAGATGGAGGGCGCGGACGGCACGCCGACGATGTTCGTCGACGTCCTGGTCGAGGACGCGATCATCGCCGCCGCCCGGAGCATCGGGGTCAACGTGCTGTCCGAGGAACGAGGCTGGGTCGACGTCGGGTCGTCGGTCACCCTGGTGGTGGACCCGGTGGACGGGTCCGCGAATGCCGCAGCCGGAGTACCGCTCTCGTGTTTCAGCGCCGCCGTGGTGGAGGACGGCGAGTTCTCCGAGGCGCTGACCAGTTGGCTGCACACCGACGAGCGCTGGTGGGCGTCCCGCGGCTACTCGCCGTACCGGACGAGCGGGTGCACCGGTGTCGCCGAGGCCGCGGTGTCGATGCTGCGCCCCCACCGGCGGAACTGGGACGCGTGGACACGGGTCGCCGAACGTGCGAGCCGGGTGCGCATCCTCTCGTGCAGCACGATCGACGCCGCATTCGTCGCGACCGGCGCGGTGGACGCGTTCGTCGACGCCGGGAGCGACACGCATCGGCTCATGGACATCGCCGCCGCGGTCGTTCTCGTCGGCGCGTCCGGCGGGGTGGTGCTCGACGCCCGGGACCGGCCCATCGAATTCGACATCGACCTGACCCGCCGGTGGAGCGGCATCGTGGCCGCCACCGAGGAGCTCGGAGAGGAACTGCGCGGCCTCATCACCGCGTGA
- a CDS encoding ABC transporter ATP-binding protein, with protein MAPVTFDRATCLFPGSDRPAVDGLELEIEDGEFLVLVGPSGCGKSTSLRMLAGLEHVHGGRILIGDKDVTGQEPKERDIAMVFQNYALYPHMSVAENMGFALKLAGRTKAEIRERVENVARMLDLEPYLDRKPKALSGGQRQRVAMGRAIVREPQVFLMDEPLSNLDAKLRVQTRAQIAQLQRRLGTTTVYVTHDQVEAMTMGDRVAVLDHGVLQQCASPRELYHHPANLFVAGFMGSPSMNLFTMPLGYEGIEFGGSVIPLPRQLRGDAGENEVVVGIRPEHLEIVGDGTGIAVEVDVVEELGSDAFLYGRATVAGTSQEIVARADWRRPPCKGDVVNLHVDPSQVHLFSAVDGRRLG; from the coding sequence ATGGCCCCGGTGACATTCGACCGCGCCACCTGCTTGTTTCCCGGGTCGGACCGTCCGGCGGTCGACGGCCTGGAACTGGAGATCGAGGACGGCGAGTTCCTCGTCCTCGTCGGCCCGTCCGGATGCGGGAAGTCGACGTCTCTGCGGATGCTCGCCGGGCTCGAACACGTGCACGGTGGCCGAATCCTCATCGGTGACAAGGACGTGACCGGTCAGGAGCCCAAGGAGCGGGACATCGCGATGGTGTTCCAGAATTACGCCCTGTATCCACACATGTCGGTGGCCGAGAACATGGGCTTCGCCCTCAAGCTCGCGGGGCGCACCAAGGCGGAGATCCGCGAGCGGGTCGAGAACGTCGCGCGGATGCTGGACCTCGAGCCCTACCTGGACCGCAAGCCCAAGGCACTCTCGGGTGGGCAGCGGCAGCGGGTCGCCATGGGCCGGGCGATCGTGCGCGAACCGCAGGTGTTCCTCATGGACGAGCCGCTGTCCAACCTCGACGCGAAGCTGCGAGTGCAGACCCGTGCGCAGATCGCACAGCTGCAACGCCGCCTCGGCACCACCACGGTCTACGTCACGCACGACCAGGTCGAGGCGATGACGATGGGCGACCGGGTGGCCGTACTCGACCACGGGGTGTTGCAGCAGTGTGCCTCTCCCCGCGAGCTCTACCACCACCCCGCGAACCTGTTCGTCGCCGGATTCATGGGTTCGCCGTCGATGAACCTGTTCACGATGCCGCTCGGCTACGAGGGCATCGAGTTCGGCGGGTCCGTCATTCCGTTGCCGCGACAGCTGCGTGGGGACGCGGGCGAGAACGAGGTCGTCGTCGGCATCCGGCCCGAGCATCTCGAGATCGTCGGTGACGGCACCGGTATCGCGGTGGAGGTCGACGTGGTCGAGGAACTCGGCTCGGACGCCTTTCTCTACGGACGCGCCACCGTCGCGGGCACGTCGCAGGAGATCGTCGCCCGCGCGGACTGGCGGCGTCCGCCGTGCAAGGGCGACGTGGTGAACCTGCACGTAGATCCCTCGCAGGTCCATCTGTTCTCCGCGGTCGACGGGCGTCGACTCGGTTGA
- a CDS encoding ABC transporter substrate-binding protein — MVQISRAARRTAVLATAAALVTLTACSSDDGGSDAAASENLDGRGPITFAMGKNDTDKLQPVIAAWNANNPDEQVTLEELPGEADDQRERLVQSLQAGNADYDVMALDVTWTAEFAANGWLQALEDDLAIDTSGLLPATVDSATYRDTLYAAPQNTNAQLLYYRTDLAPEAPATWSALIDSCAAVAAQDVDCLVTQLKQYEGLTVNTTQAIHSWGGAVVGSDGATPEVDSPEARAGLQALVDAYEAGQIPQRATGFTEEETNFAFVNGEAAYAYNWPYMFGNADEEGSAVAGRFAVAPIVGPDGAGASTLGGYNNGINVFSEAKATARDFVEFVQSAENQAAFADAAFPPVLASVYDDAELIAEYPYLPALKAALESAEPRPVTPYYANVSKAIQDNAFAAITGQKSVDQAITDMSAAISAAAN; from the coding sequence ATGGTCCAGATTTCCCGGGCGGCCCGCCGCACGGCGGTGCTCGCCACCGCTGCCGCGCTGGTCACGCTCACCGCATGTTCGAGTGACGACGGCGGCTCCGACGCCGCGGCCTCCGAGAACCTCGACGGTCGCGGCCCCATCACGTTCGCGATGGGCAAGAACGACACCGACAAGCTGCAGCCGGTGATCGCGGCATGGAACGCGAACAACCCCGACGAGCAGGTCACGCTCGAGGAACTGCCGGGTGAGGCGGACGACCAGCGTGAGCGTCTCGTCCAGTCGCTCCAGGCAGGCAACGCCGACTACGACGTGATGGCGCTCGACGTCACCTGGACGGCCGAGTTCGCCGCCAACGGCTGGCTGCAGGCGCTCGAGGACGACCTGGCCATCGACACGTCCGGCCTGCTGCCGGCGACGGTGGACAGCGCCACCTACCGCGACACGCTGTACGCGGCCCCGCAGAACACCAACGCGCAGCTGCTGTACTACCGCACCGACCTGGCTCCCGAGGCGCCCGCGACCTGGTCCGCGCTGATCGACAGCTGCGCTGCCGTCGCGGCGCAGGACGTCGACTGCCTCGTCACCCAGCTCAAGCAGTACGAGGGCCTGACCGTCAACACCACGCAGGCGATCCACTCGTGGGGCGGCGCGGTCGTCGGCTCCGACGGAGCGACCCCCGAGGTCGACTCCCCCGAGGCCAGGGCCGGGCTCCAGGCCCTCGTCGACGCCTACGAGGCAGGCCAGATCCCGCAGCGGGCAACCGGATTCACCGAGGAAGAGACGAACTTCGCGTTCGTCAACGGTGAGGCCGCGTACGCCTACAACTGGCCGTACATGTTCGGCAACGCCGACGAAGAGGGTTCCGCGGTGGCCGGCCGGTTCGCCGTCGCCCCGATCGTCGGACCGGACGGTGCCGGCGCGTCCACGCTGGGCGGCTACAACAACGGCATCAACGTCTTCTCGGAGGCCAAGGCCACGGCTCGCGACTTCGTCGAGTTCGTCCAGAGTGCCGAGAACCAGGCAGCATTCGCCGATGCGGCGTTCCCGCCCGTCCTCGCCTCGGTGTACGACGACGCGGAGCTCATCGCCGAGTATCCGTACCTGCCTGCTCTGAAGGCGGCGCTCGAAAGCGCCGAGCCGCGGCCGGTGACGCCGTACTACGCGAACGTCAGCAAGGCGATCCAGGACAACGCGTTCGCGGCGATCACGGGTCAGAAGTCCGTCGATCAGGCGATCACGGACATGTCCGCCGCCATTTCGGCAGCAGCCAACTGA
- a CDS encoding carbohydrate ABC transporter permease, giving the protein MVDSADVRPADEGRVATGAPSPGRNGVPGTRTTGDEDPPRRIRDRRAFWLIAPTMVILAVVILYPVFRALYLSFQADRGINEATGRFEPGGFAGFDHYLMWLTGNCGAGAGSCPPGTLGADFWPAVGVTLFFAVVTVSIEVVLGLWMATVMSRNFFGRSMLRASVLIPWAIPTAVTAKLWFFIFAENGIANKVLGTSIAWTTDPWASRFAVILADVWKTTPFMALLILAGLQMIPRDVYEAARVDGATAWQRFTRITLPLVKPALMVAVLFRTLDVLRMYDLPAILSGTSGSTPTTTVSILVVADMRSGNFNSASALSTLVFLMIFAVAFVMVKFLGANAVRTQDEQRKGVRK; this is encoded by the coding sequence ATGGTCGACTCCGCCGACGTCAGGCCAGCGGACGAAGGTCGAGTTGCGACCGGGGCCCCGAGCCCCGGTCGCAACGGTGTGCCGGGCACCCGCACGACGGGTGACGAGGATCCCCCGCGCCGAATACGTGATCGGCGCGCGTTCTGGTTGATCGCGCCGACGATGGTGATCCTCGCCGTCGTCATCCTGTACCCGGTGTTCCGGGCGCTGTACCTGTCGTTCCAGGCGGACCGCGGGATCAACGAGGCGACCGGCCGGTTCGAACCGGGCGGATTCGCCGGGTTCGACCACTATCTGATGTGGCTGACCGGAAACTGCGGTGCCGGCGCCGGTTCGTGCCCGCCCGGCACGCTCGGGGCGGATTTCTGGCCTGCGGTCGGGGTCACGCTGTTCTTCGCCGTGGTGACGGTCTCCATCGAGGTCGTTCTCGGCCTCTGGATGGCGACGGTCATGAGCCGCAACTTCTTCGGCCGCTCGATGCTGCGGGCCAGCGTGCTCATCCCGTGGGCCATCCCCACGGCGGTGACCGCCAAGCTCTGGTTCTTCATCTTCGCCGAGAACGGGATCGCCAACAAGGTTCTCGGCACCTCGATCGCATGGACCACGGATCCGTGGGCGTCCCGGTTCGCGGTCATCCTCGCCGATGTGTGGAAGACGACGCCGTTCATGGCGCTGCTGATCCTCGCCGGCCTGCAGATGATCCCGCGGGACGTGTACGAGGCGGCGCGCGTCGACGGCGCCACCGCATGGCAGCGCTTCACCCGCATCACGTTGCCGCTGGTCAAGCCGGCGCTGATGGTCGCCGTCCTCTTCCGGACCCTCGACGTGCTGCGCATGTACGATCTCCCGGCGATCCTGTCCGGTACCAGCGGCTCGACTCCGACCACGACGGTGTCCATCCTCGTGGTCGCGGACATGCGGTCCGGCAACTTCAACAGTGCGTCGGCGTTGTCGACGCTCGTGTTCCTGATGATCTTCGCGGTGGCCTTCGTGATGGTGAAGTTCCTCGGCGCCAACGCCGTCCGGACCCAGGACGAGCAGCGGAAGGGAGTGAGGAAATGA
- a CDS encoding carbohydrate ABC transporter permease, with protein MMTGRHRSPEAVVTEPAPLPVHRRPVAPLVRTYLGVGIILVWGLAPFYWMVITAFRDVGHTFDTTPWPTYLTLENFRAALSTDKGNDFLGAIVNSLVIGTVTTAVALLLGIFTAYALARIEFRGKYLVTGIILAASMFPGVALVTPLFQLFGDLNWIGQYQALIIPNISFVLPLTIYTLTSFMSDMPWELEEAARVDGATRGQAFRLVILPLAAPALFTTAILAFIATWNEFMLASQLSNRATEPVTVAIARFSGENAFTQPYAAIMAAGTLVTIPLVIMVLIFQRRIVSGLTAGGVKS; from the coding sequence ATGATGACGGGCAGGCACAGGAGTCCCGAGGCCGTGGTGACGGAACCGGCTCCCCTCCCGGTCCATCGACGGCCCGTCGCGCCGCTGGTCCGCACCTACCTCGGAGTCGGCATCATCCTGGTGTGGGGTCTGGCGCCCTTCTACTGGATGGTGATCACCGCGTTCCGGGACGTCGGGCACACGTTCGACACCACGCCGTGGCCCACCTACCTGACGTTGGAGAACTTCCGGGCCGCGCTGTCCACGGACAAGGGCAACGACTTCCTCGGGGCCATCGTCAACAGCCTCGTCATCGGCACGGTCACCACCGCCGTCGCCCTGCTGCTCGGAATCTTCACCGCCTACGCGCTGGCGCGCATCGAGTTCCGGGGCAAGTACCTGGTCACCGGCATCATCCTGGCTGCCTCGATGTTCCCGGGCGTCGCGCTGGTGACCCCGCTGTTCCAGCTGTTCGGCGATCTCAACTGGATCGGCCAATACCAGGCACTGATCATCCCGAACATCTCGTTCGTGCTGCCGTTGACGATCTACACACTGACCTCGTTCATGTCCGACATGCCGTGGGAGCTCGAGGAGGCGGCCCGCGTGGACGGGGCCACCCGGGGCCAGGCGTTCCGGCTGGTGATCCTCCCGCTCGCGGCTCCGGCGCTGTTCACCACCGCGATCCTCGCGTTCATCGCGACGTGGAACGAGTTCATGCTGGCGAGCCAGCTGTCGAACCGGGCCACCGAACCCGTGACCGTCGCGATCGCCCGGTTCTCCGGGGAGAACGCGTTCACCCAGCCGTACGCGGCGATCATGGCCGCGGGAACGCTCGTGACCATTCCGCTCGTGATCATGGTGCTGATCTTCCAGCGCCGCATCGTCTCCGGCCTCACCGCCGGTGGTGTGAAGAGCTGA
- a CDS encoding zeta toxin family protein → MTTPRLDLVVGCNGAGKSSLIREVLLPRLPGSLYVNADDIAQRRWPDDAENRSYDAARIAERTRDALIVAGKPFIAETVFSHPSKLELVENAHRQGFRVVLHVVVVPEELAVHRVRLRRQSGGHAVPEQKIRARYQRVWPLAAEAITRCEQAYLYDNSRRRMRRVARFVEGIEVTDHARPAWFPAALSRARHP, encoded by the coding sequence ATGACGACGCCGAGACTCGACCTCGTGGTCGGCTGCAACGGTGCCGGAAAGTCCTCCCTGATCCGCGAGGTGCTACTCCCTCGCCTTCCCGGCTCCCTCTACGTCAACGCCGACGACATCGCACAGAGACGATGGCCCGACGACGCAGAGAACAGGTCGTACGACGCGGCCCGGATCGCCGAGCGCACCCGCGACGCACTGATCGTCGCGGGCAAGCCGTTCATCGCCGAAACGGTGTTCTCGCATCCGTCGAAGTTGGAGCTCGTCGAGAACGCGCACCGTCAGGGCTTCCGGGTTGTTCTCCACGTCGTGGTGGTCCCCGAAGAGCTCGCGGTACACCGCGTGCGGCTTCGTCGACAATCTGGGGGACACGCCGTTCCGGAACAGAAGATTCGTGCGCGATACCAACGCGTCTGGCCGCTCGCGGCCGAGGCGATCACTCGGTGTGAGCAGGCGTATCTCTACGACAACAGCCGACGCCGGATGCGGAGGGTGGCGCGTTTCGTGGAAGGCATCGAAGTCACCGACCACGCCCGGCCCGCGTGGTTTCCCGCGGCTCTGTCCCGCGCCAGGCATCCGTAG
- a CDS encoding TA system antitoxin ParD family protein, translating into MTSADKVTRFSPDLWGDAVTAGVREQRSARQQLEHWARVGRAVSDRSSTGRRRIESALAGTLPSAQLTTDEAVVFDAEIDASIEADLAEFDFVASRAQRGFTSVALDEQGELVEYGPDGSERALPGE; encoded by the coding sequence ATGACGTCCGCCGACAAGGTGACCAGATTTTCTCCTGACCTGTGGGGCGACGCCGTTACGGCAGGTGTCAGGGAACAGCGGTCGGCACGCCAGCAGCTCGAGCACTGGGCACGCGTCGGCCGTGCGGTCTCGGACCGATCCAGCACCGGACGTCGCCGGATCGAATCGGCGCTGGCGGGAACTCTTCCCTCCGCGCAACTCACCACCGACGAGGCCGTCGTCTTCGACGCGGAGATCGACGCGAGCATCGAGGCGGATCTCGCCGAGTTCGACTTCGTGGCCTCTCGGGCACAGCGGGGATTCACCTCCGTCGCGCTCGACGAGCAAGGCGAGCTGGTCGAATACGGGCCCGACGGATCCGAGCGGGCCCTGCCCGGGGAATGA
- a CDS encoding transglycosylase domain-containing protein, translated as MSSPEAPTRAGRVPPPRRPRGRILRRALAAVVVIFLVIPMTVFLTAYLFAEVPGPSDLETNQVATVLAADGTTEIARVVPPEGNRTEIPLEEIPSHVQNAMLSAEDRDFYSNPGFSVSGFTRAARDNVLGRESAGGGSTITQQYVKNALVGGDRSLYRKMRELVISTKMARQWTKQEILAAYLNTIYFGRGAYGIEAASQTYFDRPAADLDIAQGAVLAALVQSPSYLDPEVNPGLLEARWDYVLDGMVTMGTLSEASRAEQQFPPLAPISTDADLPPGPEGLIRGRVLAELAGIGISERTINTQGLRITTTIDPKAQEAAVEGVRDTFSGEDPALRSAVVSIDPRTGAVRAYYGGEEGAGYDYAQAPLQTGSSFKVFGLAAALKQGVPLSAQYSSAPLRVGNLEIGNVEGESCGTCSIAEATKRSLNTSFYRLMMSLDDGPQAIADAAHEAGIPVEIPGLDGPSLGQDGGPPEGGIVLGQYLVRPIDMASAYATLAASGTYRAPYFVERVVDAEGEVLFERQPNPGEPRIEPAVADNISSALQPVAAYSNGHALAGGRASAAKTGTAQLGETGDNKDAWMVGYTPSLSTAVWVGTADAGAIRTRWGGSVYGSGLPSDIWKATMDGALDGTQTETFPRPGSIGGQAGAPQVRVNSPTRPAAPAPAGPAPEAPPPPPGDAPPPPPPPEASPPPVQLPPPVPPPAPPRQVEILPGVVIPIPGQ; from the coding sequence GTGAGTTCACCCGAAGCACCGACGCGGGCGGGGAGGGTGCCACCCCCGCGGCGCCCACGCGGCCGGATCCTGCGCCGTGCCCTCGCCGCGGTCGTCGTGATCTTCCTGGTGATCCCGATGACCGTGTTCCTCACCGCCTACCTGTTCGCCGAGGTGCCCGGGCCGTCGGATCTCGAGACGAACCAGGTGGCCACGGTGCTCGCCGCGGACGGCACCACCGAGATCGCCCGCGTTGTTCCGCCCGAGGGCAACCGCACGGAGATTCCGCTCGAGGAGATCCCGTCCCACGTCCAGAACGCGATGCTCTCGGCAGAGGACCGCGACTTCTACTCCAATCCCGGCTTCTCCGTCTCCGGCTTCACCCGTGCCGCACGGGACAACGTGCTGGGCCGGGAGAGTGCGGGCGGCGGCTCCACCATCACCCAGCAGTACGTGAAGAACGCGCTGGTCGGCGGAGACCGCAGCCTCTACCGCAAGATGCGCGAGCTGGTGATCTCGACGAAGATGGCGCGGCAGTGGACCAAGCAGGAGATCCTCGCCGCCTACCTCAACACCATCTACTTCGGTCGCGGCGCGTACGGCATCGAGGCGGCGTCGCAGACCTACTTCGACCGTCCGGCGGCCGACCTCGACATCGCTCAGGGCGCCGTGCTCGCCGCCCTGGTCCAGAGCCCCTCCTACCTGGATCCGGAGGTCAATCCGGGGCTGCTCGAAGCGCGCTGGGACTACGTCCTCGACGGGATGGTGACGATGGGGACCCTCAGCGAGGCGTCCCGGGCCGAGCAGCAGTTCCCGCCGCTGGCCCCGATCTCGACGGATGCCGACCTGCCGCCCGGCCCGGAGGGTCTCATCCGGGGCCGGGTGCTCGCCGAACTCGCCGGAATCGGGATCAGCGAACGGACGATCAACACCCAGGGCCTGCGGATCACGACCACGATCGACCCGAAGGCGCAGGAGGCCGCGGTGGAAGGGGTGCGCGACACCTTCTCGGGTGAGGACCCGGCGCTGCGGTCGGCGGTGGTGTCGATCGACCCCCGCACCGGCGCGGTCCGCGCGTACTACGGGGGCGAGGAGGGCGCGGGCTACGACTATGCCCAGGCCCCATTGCAGACCGGGTCGTCGTTCAAGGTGTTCGGGCTGGCGGCAGCGCTGAAACAGGGTGTCCCGCTCTCCGCCCAGTACAGCAGCGCGCCGTTGCGCGTCGGGAACCTCGAGATCGGCAACGTCGAAGGCGAGTCCTGCGGCACGTGCAGCATCGCCGAGGCCACCAAACGTTCCCTCAACACCAGCTTCTACCGGCTGATGATGTCGCTGGACGACGGGCCGCAGGCGATCGCCGATGCGGCGCACGAGGCGGGCATCCCGGTGGAGATCCCCGGGCTGGACGGGCCGAGTCTCGGACAGGACGGTGGGCCTCCCGAGGGCGGCATCGTGCTGGGCCAGTACCTGGTGCGCCCGATCGACATGGCGTCGGCGTACGCGACCCTCGCCGCATCCGGCACCTATCGTGCGCCGTACTTCGTGGAGCGGGTCGTCGATGCCGAGGGTGAGGTCCTGTTCGAGAGGCAGCCGAACCCGGGCGAGCCGCGGATCGAACCTGCCGTCGCGGACAACATCTCGTCCGCTCTCCAGCCGGTCGCGGCGTACTCGAACGGGCACGCCCTCGCCGGAGGCCGGGCGTCGGCCGCGAAGACCGGCACCGCGCAGCTCGGCGAGACCGGCGACAACAAGGACGCCTGGATGGTCGGGTACACGCCGTCGCTGAGTACCGCGGTGTGGGTGGGGACGGCCGACGCCGGCGCTATCCGTACGCGCTGGGGTGGGTCCGTCTACGGGTCCGGGCTGCCGTCGGACATCTGGAAGGCGACGATGGACGGCGCCCTGGACGGGACGCAGACGGAGACGTTCCCCCGGCCCGGTTCCATCGGCGGCCAGGCGGGAGCACCCCAGGTGCGGGTGAACTCCCCGACCCGTCCGGCGGCACCGGCACCCGCCGGACCGGCGCCGGAGGCTCCCCCTCCGCCACCCGGCGACGCGCCTCCACCCCCTCCACCGCCGGAGGCGTCGCCACCACCGGTTCAGCTCCCCCCGCCGGTGCCGCCCCCCGCTCCGCCGCGACAGGTGGAGATCCTCCCCGGGGTCGTCATCCCGATCCCCGGCCAGTAG
- a CDS encoding inositol-3-phosphate synthase: MGENSSAVRVAIVGVGNCASSLVQGVQYYQDADETSTVPGLMHVKFGGYHVRDVKFVAAFDVDAKKVGFDLSEAILASENNTIKIADVPPLDVPVQRGPTLDGIGKYYAETIEVSDAEPVDVVKALKDAQVDVLVSYLPVGSEEADKFYAQCAIDAGVAFVNALPVFIASDPVWAKKFTDAGVPIVGDDIKSQVGATITHRVMAKLFEDRGVVLDRTYQLNVGGNMDFKNMLERERLESKKVSKTQAVTSNLTGSLAGKVHDRNVHIGPSDYVEWLDDRKWAYVRLEGRAFGDAPLNLEYKLEVWDSPNSAGIIIDAIRAAKIAKDRGIGGPILPASAYLMKSPPVQMADDKARTELEAFIVDAD, encoded by the coding sequence ATGGGTGAGAACAGTAGCGCGGTGCGCGTGGCCATTGTGGGCGTGGGGAACTGTGCCTCGTCCCTGGTCCAGGGCGTCCAGTACTACCAGGATGCCGACGAGACGTCGACCGTCCCCGGCTTGATGCACGTCAAGTTCGGCGGCTACCACGTGCGGGACGTCAAGTTCGTCGCCGCGTTCGACGTGGACGCCAAGAAGGTCGGATTCGACCTCTCCGAGGCCATCCTCGCGTCCGAGAACAACACCATCAAGATCGCCGACGTCCCGCCCCTCGACGTCCCCGTCCAGCGTGGCCCGACGCTCGACGGCATCGGCAAGTACTACGCGGAGACCATCGAGGTCTCCGACGCCGAGCCCGTCGACGTCGTCAAGGCACTGAAGGACGCACAGGTCGACGTCCTGGTGTCCTACCTTCCGGTGGGCTCCGAGGAGGCGGACAAGTTCTACGCACAGTGCGCGATCGACGCCGGTGTCGCGTTCGTCAACGCGCTTCCCGTCTTCATCGCGTCGGATCCGGTGTGGGCGAAGAAGTTCACCGACGCCGGTGTCCCGATCGTCGGTGACGACATCAAGAGCCAGGTCGGCGCCACCATCACGCACCGCGTCATGGCGAAGCTGTTCGAGGACCGCGGCGTCGTGCTGGACCGCACGTACCAGCTGAACGTCGGCGGCAACATGGACTTCAAGAACATGCTCGAGCGTGAGCGCCTGGAGTCGAAGAAGGTCTCGAAGACGCAGGCCGTCACCTCGAACCTCACCGGCTCGCTCGCCGGCAAGGTGCACGACCGCAACGTCCACATCGGCCCCTCGGACTACGTCGAGTGGCTCGACGACCGCAAGTGGGCGTACGTCCGCCTCGAGGGTCGCGCGTTCGGCGACGCCCCGCTGAACCTGGAGTACAAGCTCGAGGTCTGGGACTCCCCGAACTCGGCCGGCATCATCATCGACGCCATCCGCGCCGCGAAGATCGCCAAGGACCGCGGCATCGGCGGACCGATCCTCCCGGCCTCGGCCTACCTGATGAAGTCCCCCCCGGTCCAGATGGCCGACGACAAGGCACGCACCGAGCTCGAGGCGTTCATCGTCGACGCCGACTGA
- a CDS encoding PadR family transcriptional regulator produces the protein MLELAILGLLLESPMHGYELRKRLTGLLGAFRAFSYGSLYPTLRRMQADGLIEEDAGTPVPVKRRARRVYQLTPAGRQRFSELVADTGPQNYTDDGFGVHLAFFSRTPAEARMRILEGRRRQVEERREGLREAVSRASGSLDRYTRQLHQLGLESSEREVRWLNELIAAEQSTASPKKEGEPDHG, from the coding sequence ATGCTCGAACTCGCCATCCTCGGGCTCCTCCTCGAGTCGCCGATGCACGGTTATGAGCTGCGCAAACGGCTGACCGGCCTGTTGGGAGCGTTCCGTGCCTTCTCGTACGGTTCGCTGTATCCCACCCTCCGGCGCATGCAGGCCGACGGCCTCATCGAGGAGGACGCCGGCACCCCGGTGCCCGTCAAGCGACGGGCCCGACGCGTGTACCAGCTGACGCCCGCCGGGCGGCAGCGGTTCTCGGAGCTGGTGGCCGACACCGGCCCGCAGAACTACACGGACGACGGCTTCGGCGTCCACCTGGCCTTCTTCAGCCGCACGCCCGCCGAGGCGCGGATGCGCATTCTCGAGGGCCGCAGGCGCCAGGTGGAGGAACGCCGCGAAGGCCTCCGTGAAGCCGTGTCCCGGGCGAGCGGATCGCTCGATCGCTACACCCGCCAGCTCCACCAGCTCGGCCTCGAGTCCAGCGAACGCGAAGTCCGCTGGCTCAACGAACTCATCGCCGCCGAGCAGTCGACAGCATCACCGAAGAAAGAAGGAGAACCCGACCATGGGTGA